Proteins encoded in a region of the Acetoanaerobium noterae genome:
- a CDS encoding GTP-binding protein, whose product MAKAKFERTKPHVNIGTIGHVDHGKTTLTAA is encoded by the coding sequence ATGGCAAAAGCTAAATTTGAAAGAACCAAGCCACACGTTAATATTGGAACAATAGGACACGTTGACCACGGAAAAACAACATTAACAGCAGC